The following proteins are encoded in a genomic region of Candidatus Moraniibacteriota bacterium:
- the murC gene encoding UDP-N-acetylmuramate--L-alanine ligase, with the protein MEIKDISKAYLIGIKGAGMVSVAQILQSRNIEVSGSDTGEIFYTDAILKRCKIPFFEQFAPEHIPQDADLVIYSTAYNKENNVEIAEAEKMGITLISYPEFLGMLLGEKLGIAVSGTHGKTTTSAMLAEVLKYAELNPSAIIGSQVISWQGSALAGKGDYFIAEADEYQNKLQYYNPWSVILTSVDWDHPDFFHSFSEYKKVFEDFVQKIPKTGFLIVWGDSSSALEVAEKANCSKVTYGYSEDCDYKIVKQDGLQKFEVFYKEENLGLFEIALIGKHNVLNATAVIALCHQMGVNMEKVRESLKNFKGTSRRFEKIGMFGKIILIDDYAHHPDEIKATLEGAREYFKEKTIWTVFHPHTFSRTKALLSEFAQSFDDTEKVIIIDIYGSAREKQGGVSSNDLVNLINKYQPGKAEYVPHVDEVIEYLKEKSGQYDVLITMGAGDVWKIGEKLKNL; encoded by the coding sequence ATGGAGATAAAAGATATTTCAAAAGCATATCTCATAGGAATTAAGGGAGCTGGCATGGTAAGTGTGGCTCAGATTTTACAAAGCCGCAATATTGAAGTGTCAGGATCCGATACTGGAGAAATTTTTTATACCGATGCCATACTTAAGCGCTGTAAAATTCCGTTTTTTGAGCAATTTGCTCCAGAGCACATTCCGCAGGATGCAGATTTGGTGATTTATTCAACGGCATACAACAAGGAAAATAATGTGGAAATAGCTGAAGCAGAAAAAATGGGGATAACACTCATTAGTTACCCTGAATTTTTAGGTATGCTTTTAGGAGAAAAATTAGGTATTGCTGTTTCAGGAACCCACGGAAAAACAACCACGTCAGCTATGCTTGCGGAAGTTTTAAAATATGCGGAACTGAATCCAAGCGCAATTATTGGCAGCCAGGTTATTTCTTGGCAGGGCAGCGCGTTGGCAGGCAAAGGAGATTATTTTATAGCTGAAGCGGATGAATACCAAAATAAGTTGCAGTACTATAATCCATGGTCTGTTATTCTTACGAGCGTTGATTGGGATCATCCGGATTTTTTTCATAGCTTTTCAGAATACAAAAAAGTGTTTGAAGATTTTGTCCAAAAAATTCCAAAAACAGGATTTTTAATTGTGTGGGGAGACAGTTCTAGCGCATTAGAGGTTGCTGAAAAAGCTAATTGTAGCAAGGTAACTTATGGGTATTCAGAAGATTGCGATTATAAAATTGTAAAGCAGGATGGCTTACAAAAATTTGAAGTTTTTTATAAAGAAGAAAATTTGGGACTTTTTGAAATAGCTCTTATTGGAAAACATAATGTTCTTAATGCAACAGCGGTGATTGCATTGTGTCATCAAATGGGAGTTAATATGGAAAAAGTCAGAGAATCATTGAAAAATTTCAAGGGAACATCCCGTCGATTTGAAAAAATAGGAATGTTTGGAAAGATTATTCTGATTGACGATTATGCCCATCACCCAGATGAAATAAAAGCGACATTGGAGGGAGCGCGCGAATATTTTAAAGAAAAAACAATCTGGACGGTTTTTCATCCGCATACTTTTTCAAGAACTAAAGCTTTGCTTTCGGAATTTGCGCAAAGTTTTGATGACACTGAAAAGGTAATAATTATCGATATATATGGAAGCGCCCGCGAGAAACAGGGCGGAGTTTCTTCAAATGATTTGGTAAATCTTATCAATAAATATCAGCCTGGTAAAGCTGAATATGTTCCGCATGTTGATGAAGTAATCGAATATTTAAAGGAAAAATCAGGACAATATGATGTACTCATAACAATGGGCGCGGGAGATGTCTGGAAAATAGGGGAAAAATTAAAAAATTTATGA
- the murG gene encoding undecaprenyldiphospho-muramoylpentapeptide beta-N-acetylglucosaminyltransferase — protein sequence MRVLLTGGGTGGHLTPLIAVIDELRKKIGPDLEILYVGSGAQMEKEIMSEKNIPAKFVLSGKMRRYFSLKNILDFFKLPIGFFQSLWILLWFTPDVIFSKGGYVAVPIVIAAWIYRIPIMIHESDSIPGIANQFLSKFADRIAVAYPSAEEYFPKEKTALIGNPIRFEVTEGDPLILRKKLGFTESKKTILVLGGSQGSQTINNFIIKILPKILPYYQVIHQTGQEHFNEVIEEAAYLGIKSGREGYYAVPFMNANQLRDAFAASDLIISRAGATSITEIAANAKPAILVPITHSANDHQRMNAYALAGIGAALVLEEANLGEHILIEKIDTIMNDENLKRKMIERLKTFYHPNATEVIANSIIEVANS from the coding sequence GTGTATTATTAACAGGAGGTGGAACGGGTGGTCATCTTACGCCTCTAATTGCAGTAATAGATGAGCTTAGAAAAAAGATTGGTCCTGATCTTGAAATTTTATATGTAGGATCAGGTGCTCAAATGGAGAAGGAAATAATGTCGGAAAAAAATATTCCGGCAAAATTTGTTTTAAGCGGAAAAATGCGTCGCTATTTTTCATTAAAAAATATTTTAGACTTTTTTAAGCTGCCCATAGGATTTTTCCAGTCATTATGGATTTTACTGTGGTTTACTCCTGATGTTATTTTTTCCAAAGGAGGATATGTAGCAGTACCTATAGTGATAGCTGCTTGGATATACCGGATACCAATAATGATTCATGAATCAGACAGTATTCCTGGAATAGCAAATCAATTTCTGTCTAAGTTTGCTGATCGTATAGCAGTAGCTTATCCTTCTGCTGAAGAATATTTTCCAAAAGAAAAAACTGCATTAATTGGAAATCCAATACGTTTTGAAGTTACCGAAGGCGATCCTTTAATATTAAGAAAAAAACTTGGATTTACTGAGTCAAAAAAAACAATATTAGTATTAGGAGGAAGTCAGGGTTCTCAAACTATTAATAATTTTATAATAAAAATTCTTCCGAAAATTTTACCTTATTATCAGGTTATTCATCAAACTGGCCAAGAACATTTTAATGAGGTTATTGAAGAGGCTGCATACCTGGGAATAAAGTCTGGACGTGAAGGATATTATGCTGTTCCTTTCATGAATGCAAACCAGCTCAGAGATGCTTTTGCTGCAAGCGATTTGATTATAAGCAGAGCTGGGGCCACATCTATTACTGAAATTGCTGCAAATGCAAAACCTGCAATTCTTGTTCCAATTACTCATAGTGCCAACGATCATCAAAGAATGAATGCTTATGCATTAGCTGGTATAGGTGCTGCATTAGTACTTGAAGAGGCAAATCTTGGCGAGCATATATTAATTGAGAAAATAGACACTATTATGAATGATGAAAATCTCAAGAGAAAAATGATTGAAAGATTGAAAACATTTTATCATCCAAATGCTACAGAGGTTATCGCGAACAGTATAATAGAAGTAGCTAATTCTTAG